GGGTCACTTTGGCTTCTTCGGCCAGAGCCTCTTTATACACCTTCGTTTTATCGGGTAGCGGGGAGTCGTCAACTTCTTCGTCTAATTCGAAGTTGGGCAAAGGAGTGCCCCGCAATACTTGCAGCAAATATTGACCCTGGAAGTGCAGCACGGTAATGGAAAGGGCAGCTAGGCCGACGATGATCAGCAGGCTGTAGCGGGAGAGCACCTGCACCAATTTCTGCCGAAACGTTCGGGACGTAGTGGAGCTATCTGCAAACCGATCGGCTTTTTCTTGATTAATGCTTGCTTCGTCTAAATTTTCCTGAAAGTTTTTCATAGGGTTGAGCGTGGGGCTAGGAGCGAGGGTTAGAAAGTACGAATGCTCCTTTCGGAAATCGCCTAGCCCCGTGCCCCCGGCTCCCTGCCAATTAGTACAAATCTGCTTTCCGCAACAGTCGGGCGGGAATTTTAAGTGAAATACTACGAGTGCCGTTCTTTTCCCGCAGCGTGGCAATGAGAGCTTCTTGGCGTTCCAAGGCTTGCAGAGGTAAGGCTTGGTAAAAGTAGTGTTCCGAATAGGGGAGAACTTTTTCTACCTGCCATTGCGCTATTGGTTCCATAGGAAAGCGAGCTTGTTGTTCTTTAGAGAAAAAGCCTTTGCGGTAGCGCTTAAGCCGCTCAAGACCGATAAAGTCCGTTTGGTACACCAGTGAAGTACGATTTTCTACCTTGAACTTTAAATAAGTCGCAGACAAATCATGCATGATACCGACTAAGCGTAGACGGATACCATTTTCCTGCGTAGAGGCGTAGTTTAAATCCTGATAAGAAGATAATTCCTGCAAGCGGGAAAGTACTTGCTTTTCCAGTCCTTGATTCTGATATGAATTACCTGGACGGTGGCTACGATTTCTGAAGTCGTAGAAGGCTTCTGGGTGAGAATGGAATTGCAGCTGGGCGGTGAAGGCATCTCCCCCAACTACCGCATAAAAAGGCGTACCCGCTACACTGTCGCAGGTGGCTACGACCAAAATACTGTTGCCTTCAATCTGCACTTGATATTGGGTGGGATTCCCCACATCGACCAACGTGACGGGCTCATCAAATAGCAGATAAGATTTGGCTCGGTGGGAGACATAGATAGTGTCTTGAGTAAGCCCTGGTTGGGCAGTATCCACCGTGGACTCGGTCTGCTGGGCGGCGCTCCGCTGGGTAACTAGGAACAGAGATATTATAGTAGCGAATAGTAAACAGATTAGTTTCATTATCAGTCTTCTGGTTTTCTGGGGTAAGCAATAAAGTCAAAGTCCGTGAGCTGTAAGCCGTAGGGGTTTTTCTCATGGCGGTAGCCTTGTACGATCTGAAAGTGGGCGGCAATGGGTAGGCTACGCACGTTTTTGCCAATATGCACTTCCTGCAAAGCGTAAAAGCTACCTTCAATGGGAAAAGCGTTCATATTGATCTTGATGGAATCTAATTTAACTTCGGTATGGGAGCCGTAGCGGATATAGTTCTTGCGAACATCACCCTCTTCAAAGTCGTGATAGATCCGTTTCCCGGATTCCTCGTCAATCAGGTTCAAGGCAAAGTTGATATGCTCGTGGTAGGTCTCCG
This region of Tunicatimonas pelagia genomic DNA includes:
- a CDS encoding DUF4138 domain-containing protein, translated to MKLICLLFATIISLFLVTQRSAAQQTESTVDTAQPGLTQDTIYVSHRAKSYLLFDEPVTLVDVGNPTQYQVQIEGNSILVVATCDSVAGTPFYAVVGGDAFTAQLQFHSHPEAFYDFRNRSHRPGNSYQNQGLEKQVLSRLQELSSYQDLNYASTQENGIRLRLVGIMHDLSATYLKFKVENRTSLVYQTDFIGLERLKRYRKGFFSKEQQARFPMEPIAQWQVEKVLPYSEHYFYQALPLQALERQEALIATLREKNGTRSISLKIPARLLRKADLY